The genomic DNA ACACATCTGAAGGCAAGATCACAGTCATCGGCAAACCGCATGAAAAAGGCGGCGTAAATTATGTCATCCTCTCCGTGGATGACAAGACGCAAATCGTCGATGAAGACGGAAAAGTCTTGACCAAAGATGCACTTAAAGCCGGCATTCATATGGATGCTTCTTACAGCGACATCATGACTATGATCTATCCGGCTCAAACCCATGCAAGCAAGATTGTTGTGAAGAAAGCGGAATCCGTCAAGATTGAGGGTACTGTCGCACCTTCAGACAGCACTTCGAAAGATCAAGTATACGTCAATGTAGGCTCTGACGATTCTAAGGCCAATGATGTTATTCTGAATATTTCAAAGGATACCCAGATCATTGATGACCTTGGCGGCGAAGCAGCCCTACGTGCAGGCACAAAAATCATTGCTTACCATTCTCCAATCATGACTCGTTCGCTCCCTGGCATCACGAATGCCGAAGTAGTTATTGTCACTTCCGTTGAGAATGCCGTAACGCCTCGATAAGAACACCATATGGTAAACGTAAAACCCGGCCGATCTCATAAGGATCAGCCGGGTTTTTTCATGTCCGCTTTCTTTTTGCCAACGTCATTGATAACGGAATGAGAAACACAGTGTAGGCAGCCAGCATGTATATGCAGAAAATGAATGAATGGGTATAGCCTCTCGCATCCGCCTGTTGAATTCCCTCCTGAACGCCTGTTTGAAGGGCATAATGATCCAGTGAATTCATCCACAGAATGCCAATGAGTCCAATACCGATGGCGTAGGCGACCTGCATTCCAGTGGTCAGAATGCCTGATGCTGAACCAATATCCTGCTTCGGTACTTTGGAGAGTACAATATTCGTGAGCGGAGCAGCGATGAAGCCTTGGCCGATTCCAAGTATGGCAAGTGCCGGGATCCATAGGTATACATTTGGAGAAATCCCCGTTGCCTTTACGGTGAGGGCAAGGAACAAATATCCGATGGCAGTCAGAACGGAACCTAGCGTCAGCACATGCGGACCAAGCTTGCCCGTCACCCTGGCCGACATCAGCGAAGCGAGGAAATATCCGAGTCCCATCGGCAATATGATGGCTCCAGATTTTAGAGCTGTAAACCCAAGCCCGATTTGCAGCAAATAGGCAGCGATCAGGAAAAACGCTGCTTGCGATGACATGAGCAGAAAGACCACAATCATCCCCAGCCCAAATCCACGCTGACCAAACAAATTCACGTTCATAAACGGGTCGCGGCTTACATGCAGCATCTTCTTCTGAGACCATACAAACAAGGCAAGCATCGGAGCGGAAAGGATTAGACTCATGACGAGCTCGATCGGCCAGCCTTCCTTCTGACCCTGTACGAGCGGGTAGACGAGGAGGAATAAGCCAGCTGCCACAATTATCGCTCCATACCAATCCATTCTGGTCCGGGCCATATCCTTTGATTCCGGAATGAATGGGACCATCGCCAAGATCGACACACCAATCGGTATACTGAAGAAAAAGACCATTCTCCACTCCAGTCCCCACGAATTCCACATCAGGAGGAGTCCACCAATGAGCTGTCCGGTTGTAGCTGCCAATCCTTGTGCAGCGCCATAGAGTCCGAATATGCCCCCGCGCTTTTCCGGTGGATATTGAGCCTGAATGAGTGATAATACCTGCGGAGAAATCAGCGCTGCACTGAATCCTTGGATGACCCTGACCATCGTCAGCATTCCAATCCCATTCGATATACCGCATAGCAATGAAGTGAGCGTAAAGCCGGCTACGCCAATGAGCAGCATTTTCTTACGTCCATACCGGTCACCAAGCCGCCCTCCGAGAATGAGAGCAACCGCATAGGCTAGCGTATAAGCAGAGATGACAAACTGCACACCATAGAAATCGGCATGGAGTCCATGCTGAATTGAAGGCGTTGCGACGTTCACAATAAAAATGTTAGCTACAGCCATAAAGACAGACAGCAGCATAACCGCTAGCATCAGACGCGGACGCTGGCGGGATTGAACCACCGTATGCGTAAGCTCCAATGTGAGTGAATTTGCCGATTGGGGCATAGGCGATATGTTCCTCCTTTAAACATCCCGGATGAATTGACAGCAACCGGAATATTCCTTTAGAATAAACGAGACAGATCTGTCTCATTTGTTATCGTATGATACAGACAGATCTGTATCATGTCAATTGAAAATTTACCTTTTTTTAGAAACCGGGTGATCATAATGACAAAGAAAGAATCTGCGAAAGAGAGAATCTTGCGGGTTGCCTCCGATTTATTTTATCGGGAAGGCGTGCGTGCTGTAGGTATTGATCGTATTATCGAGGAGTCCGGTGTAGCCAAAGCGAGCTTCTATCGCAACTTTTCCACCAAGGATCAACTCGTTGTTGAATACCTGGAACTGCGATCCGGTAGAAGAGAAGGAAACATCGAAGAGATAAAATGTCGTTTTCCTGATTCGCCAAAAGAACAGCTTTATGCCCTGCTTGACGATTTGGTCGAACGGATGAACAAGTCCGATTTCCGTGGATGTCCATTCATGAATGCTGTCGTTGAATTTCCTGACCCAGGCCATCCTGGACATCAGTCTGCGGTCGAAAGCCGTTACTTGGTCTGGGGAAAAGTAGAGGATATTGCCCGGCAAGCCGGCGCCACAGACCCGGCCGAGCTTACGTTCCAGCTACGAATCCTCAGCGATGGAGCCATGATGAGTGCCTATGTTGATGCTGATACATTCCATTCTGACTACTTTTTAAGAGCTGCAAAACGTTTGATCGAAGACCAATGTCCGCCTTCACACTCTCCCAGCTAAAACTCATTTGAAGCAGAAATGTAGGAGCGGCCTTATTGTCGCCCCTGCATTAATTCAGGAAATGCAAAAACATCCAGCTTCATAAAAAAACCAGGCCCATGAATGGTACCTGGTTTCACTAAGAATAATGATCATCGTTATTTATTTTCGAGTTTCGCCTGCTCCACTCTTTTCAGT from Paenibacillus sp. J23TS9 includes the following:
- a CDS encoding MFS transporter, producing MPQSANSLTLELTHTVVQSRQRPRLMLAVMLLSVFMAVANIFIVNVATPSIQHGLHADFYGVQFVISAYTLAYAVALILGGRLGDRYGRKKMLLIGVAGFTLTSLLCGISNGIGMLTMVRVIQGFSAALISPQVLSLIQAQYPPEKRGGIFGLYGAAQGLAATTGQLIGGLLLMWNSWGLEWRMVFFFSIPIGVSILAMVPFIPESKDMARTRMDWYGAIIVAAGLFLLVYPLVQGQKEGWPIELVMSLILSAPMLALFVWSQKKMLHVSRDPFMNVNLFGQRGFGLGMIVVFLLMSSQAAFFLIAAYLLQIGLGFTALKSGAIILPMGLGYFLASLMSARVTGKLGPHVLTLGSVLTAIGYLFLALTVKATGISPNVYLWIPALAILGIGQGFIAAPLTNIVLSKVPKQDIGSASGILTTGMQVAYAIGIGLIGILWMNSLDHYALQTGVQEGIQQADARGYTHSFIFCIYMLAAYTVFLIPLSMTLAKRKRT
- a CDS encoding TetR/AcrR family transcriptional regulator; amino-acid sequence: MTKKESAKERILRVASDLFYREGVRAVGIDRIIEESGVAKASFYRNFSTKDQLVVEYLELRSGRREGNIEEIKCRFPDSPKEQLYALLDDLVERMNKSDFRGCPFMNAVVEFPDPGHPGHQSAVESRYLVWGKVEDIARQAGATDPAELTFQLRILSDGAMMSAYVDADTFHSDYFLRAAKRLIEDQCPPSHSPS